One window of Aliarcobacter lanthieri genomic DNA carries:
- a CDS encoding TlpA family protein disulfide reductase, with translation MKFKTLVIFSIFSILFFAGCDSKGEKKEDSSSLNDNQTIFTLNTIDNSTIEIDLKDNKLFLKDSDNKLILVNFFATWCPACKVKIPNLVDLQNDYQNDIIVVGILLEDFKSNEEISKILSEFNINYTITNSPEGFDLAKALGGLKAIPTIFLVDKDGTIFQKYVGIVPNEMLEIDIKKLLEK, from the coding sequence ATGAAGTTTAAAACTTTAGTGATTTTCTCAATTTTTTCAATTTTATTTTTTGCTGGTTGTGATTCAAAAGGCGAAAAAAAAGAAGATAGTTCATCTTTAAATGATAATCAAACAATATTTACTTTAAATACTATAGATAATAGCACTATCGAAATTGATTTAAAAGATAATAAATTATTTTTAAAAGATTCAGATAATAAATTAATTTTGGTTAATTTTTTTGCAACTTGGTGCCCTGCTTGTAAAGTCAAAATACCAAATTTAGTAGATCTTCAAAATGACTACCAAAATGATATTATAGTTGTAGGTATATTATTAGAAGATTTTAAATCAAATGAAGAAATTTCAAAAATTTTAAGTGAATTTAATATAAATTATACAATAACAAACTCTCCAGAAGGTTTTGATTTAGCAAAAGCATTAGGTGGACTCAAAGCAATTCCAACTATATTTTTAGTTGATAAAGATGGAACTATTTTTCAAAAATATGTAGGAATCGTTCCAAATGAAATGTTAGAAATAGATATAAAAAAGCTTTTAGAAAAATAG
- a CDS encoding 5-formyltetrahydrofolate cyclo-ligase, giving the protein MNTNHKSDFRKLCIKRLKSITLFSKYYKNKIVVKNLEKFILKNEFENILLYLPLDIEVDIKPLINSLRKIKKNVYVPYMYGDSFKIVKYRLPLKKKKFGIFEPNNSFLKPNKIDVAIVPIVGIDALNKRIGYGKGMYDRFFYRLKYKPIIVFTQLELCKSKEILSDNYDIKADFIITG; this is encoded by the coding sequence ATGAACACAAATCACAAAAGTGATTTTCGAAAATTGTGTATTAAAAGATTAAAATCAATTACGCTTTTTTCAAAGTATTATAAAAATAAGATTGTTGTTAAAAATTTAGAAAAGTTTATTTTAAAAAATGAGTTTGAAAATATACTTCTATACTTACCTTTAGATATTGAAGTAGATATAAAGCCGTTAATTAATAGTTTAAGAAAAATAAAAAAAAATGTCTATGTTCCTTATATGTATGGTGATAGTTTTAAAATAGTAAAATATAGGCTACCACTAAAAAAGAAGAAGTTTGGTATATTTGAGCCAAATAATTCTTTTCTCAAGCCAAATAAAATTGATGTTGCTATCGTTCCAATTGTTGGGATTGATGCTTTAAATAAGAGGATTGGTTATGGAAAAGGGATGTATGATAGATTTTTTTATAGGTTAAAATATAAACCAATTATAGTTTTTACACAATTAGAACTTTGTAAAAGTAAAGAGATTTTAAGTGATAATTACGATATTAAAGCAGATTTTATAATTACGGGATAG
- a CDS encoding ABC transporter permease gives MFKFALYLLIVTVLLVFLLPIFYTVSPYTLDPQKILLPPSLEHIMGTDRLGRDILARVLEGGQTSLIIGFLAASFSSLLGLIVGITAGFLKGNIDKAITIIIDLFLTFPTFFLLLALVSYIEANTVILIVVISITGWMGISRMIRSESFAIGNRPFIKVLKLANVSKIKIILKYFAPLLAPIFLISFSFGVAGAILAESGLSFLGLGVNPPNMSWGSLLSDGKTVIDIAWWVSFFPGLMIFIITFCLIQISDYLQNLANKKEVVT, from the coding sequence ATGTTTAAATTTGCCCTATATTTACTTATAGTTACAGTTTTATTAGTATTTTTATTACCAATTTTTTATACAGTTTCACCATATACATTGGATCCTCAAAAAATACTGTTACCTCCATCATTAGAACATATCATGGGTACTGATAGATTGGGACGAGATATATTAGCAAGAGTTCTAGAAGGTGGTCAAACTTCATTAATTATAGGATTTTTAGCAGCTAGTTTTTCTTCACTTCTAGGGCTTATTGTAGGAATAACAGCTGGATTCTTAAAAGGAAATATTGATAAAGCTATAACTATTATAATTGACCTATTTTTAACTTTTCCTACATTTTTCTTACTTCTAGCGCTTGTTTCATATATTGAAGCAAATACAGTTATCTTAATAGTAGTTATTTCTATAACTGGTTGGATGGGAATATCAAGAATGATAAGAAGTGAGAGTTTTGCTATAGGGAATAGACCCTTTATAAAGGTTTTAAAACTAGCAAATGTTAGTAAAATAAAAATTATTTTAAAATATTTTGCACCACTTTTAGCTCCTATTTTTTTAATATCATTTTCATTTGGAGTTGCAGGAGCAATTCTAGCTGAATCTGGGTTGTCTTTTTTAGGACTTGGAGTAAATCCACCTAATATGAGTTGGGGAAGTTTACTAAGTGATGGAAAGACAGTGATTGATATAGCTTGGTGGGTTAGTTTTTTCCCTGGTCTTATGATATTTATAATAACTTTTTGCTTGATTCAAATAAGTGATTATTTGCAAAATCTTGCAAATAAAAAAGAAGTAGTAACCTAA
- the rsmD gene encoding 16S rRNA (guanine(966)-N(2))-methyltransferase RsmD — MKNDKPTTKIIAGAYKGKVLELPSLDVTRSSKAMLKESVFNVLQFDIIDKIFIESFAGSGSIGLEAISRGAKRAYFIELDKNSYSILLRNCKKVDIEKCQTIQGNAFVQTPLILDFMKNSKDEVILYVDPPFDFRDGMEDIYEKSFRMIANIEVDNIFKVIVEHLSSTEVPQVLGKFSLEKTRKFGKSSLSYYSYTQN; from the coding sequence ATGAAAAATGACAAACCAACAACAAAAATCATAGCAGGTGCTTACAAAGGAAAAGTTTTAGAGTTACCATCCCTTGATGTTACAAGGAGCTCTAAGGCTATGCTTAAAGAGTCAGTTTTTAATGTTTTACAGTTTGATATAATTGATAAAATTTTTATAGAATCATTTGCTGGAAGTGGTTCTATAGGACTTGAAGCAATAAGTAGAGGAGCAAAAAGAGCTTATTTTATAGAACTTGATAAAAACTCATATTCAATACTCCTTAGAAATTGTAAAAAAGTTGATATTGAAAAGTGTCAAACTATACAAGGGAATGCATTTGTTCAAACTCCACTTATTTTGGATTTTATGAAAAATTCTAAAGATGAAGTTATTTTGTATGTTGATCCACCTTTTGATTTTAGAGATGGAATGGAAGATATTTATGAAAAATCTTTTAGAATGATTGCAAATATTGAAGTTGATAATATTTTTAAAGTTATTGTAGAACATCTTTCAAGTACAGAAGTACCACAAGTTTTAGGAAAATTTAGTTTAGAAAAAACTAGAAAGTTTGGTAAAAGTTCGTTATCATATTATAGTTACACACAGAACTAA
- a CDS encoding LysR family transcriptional regulator, whose amino-acid sequence MDSTLLRIFLSVANNRSISLAALELGFAQSNITTRIKQLENGIGHLLFHRVPKGVKLTHEGEKLYPFAVEIVKKIDEAFSFMKNINQQEILRVGSTQTNAPIRLFPFISKLNEDYSNMKIEIYTNTTPYVVEALLDYKIDIAFVSGNPNHKDIMVLQVFEEDIYIVEAKEKQSENCILGYKDSCAYFTYFYSQMRINSNQIVKTSTFENYETILGCVKLGLGKSLVPISIIKKFGFENDLKMTKLDCGLFTHLVCRKDYIPIISDYLKNISFL is encoded by the coding sequence ATGGATTCAACTTTATTAAGAATATTTCTCAGTGTAGCAAACAATAGAAGTATTTCATTAGCAGCACTTGAATTGGGTTTTGCTCAATCAAATATTACAACAAGAATTAAACAACTAGAAAATGGTATTGGTCATTTGTTATTTCATAGAGTTCCAAAAGGTGTAAAATTAACTCATGAAGGAGAAAAACTATATCCTTTTGCTGTTGAGATAGTAAAAAAAATTGATGAAGCTTTTTCTTTTATGAAAAATATAAATCAGCAAGAAATTTTAAGAGTTGGTTCAACTCAAACAAATGCCCCAATTAGGTTATTCCCCTTTATCTCAAAATTAAATGAAGATTATTCCAATATGAAAATAGAGATTTATACAAATACCACTCCTTATGTTGTTGAAGCTTTACTTGATTATAAAATTGATATAGCTTTTGTTAGTGGAAATCCAAATCATAAAGATATTATGGTTTTACAAGTTTTTGAGGAAGATATTTATATAGTTGAAGCAAAAGAGAAACAAAGTGAAAATTGTATTTTAGGTTATAAAGATAGTTGTGCCTATTTTACATATTTTTATTCACAAATGAGAATTAATAGTAATCAAATAGTAAAAACTAGTACTTTTGAAAACTATGAAACGATTTTAGGTTGTGTAAAATTGGGTTTAGGAAAATCTTTAGTTCCTATATCAATTATTAAAAAATTTGGTTTTGAAAATGATTTAAAAATGACGAAGTTAGATTGTGGTTTATTTACACATTTAGTTTGTAGAAAAGATTATATACCTATTATTAGTGATTACTTAAAAAATATTAGTTTTTTATAA
- a CDS encoding thioesterase family protein: MNINDTCEFDYIVEDKDLASLLPLKDGDAFPTVLATYRMISLMEIAASRLMIPLLKEGELSVGVNVNVIHSAPTLEGATIKVKATFIHMEGKLFAFDVEIFDKTGSAGKGTHTRAIINNEKLLEVAKKKWL; encoded by the coding sequence ATGAATATTAACGATACTTGTGAATTTGACTATATAGTTGAAGATAAAGATTTGGCATCACTTTTACCACTTAAAGATGGTGATGCTTTCCCTACTGTTTTAGCTACATATAGAATGATTTCTTTGATGGAAATTGCAGCTTCAAGATTGATGATACCTTTATTAAAAGAAGGTGAACTTTCAGTTGGAGTAAATGTAAATGTTATACACTCTGCACCAACATTAGAGGGAGCTACAATAAAAGTAAAAGCTACTTTTATACATATGGAAGGTAAACTTTTTGCTTTTGATGTAGAGATTTTTGATAAAACTGGAAGTGCAGGAAAAGGAACTCATACAAGAGCAATTATTAATAATGAAAAATTATTAGAAGTTGCTAAGAAAAAATGGTTATAA
- the rny gene encoding ribonuclease Y, with amino-acid sequence MENIIIALIAAALSSVITILVTKKINKAKFEVFIEQAKAKAKIIEHEAEVALKDAQLRAKMECDREFKSARKEYETMLFKIEKKEKDLNEHLENELKHINKEKEQIEENNRRITILKDGIEEQKRTYEQKTLEAIKILENASGLTQIEAKELMLEKIKEDSRAQIASIFRKKYKLAEQNSKQEVNNILSQAVTRYAGEFAAERLINNIPLNDEETKGKIIGKEGRNIKALEMLLGVDIIIDDTPNTITVSSFNLYRRAIATKTIQELLEDGRIQPARIEEIYKKVKSEFDKNIQKEGEDVIMELGIKSMHPELIKLVGRLRYRASYGQNALAHTLEVAHLSGLIASQMGGDTILARRAGIMHDIGKALTHEAPGSHVDLGAEICKRYGECETVINAIYAHHGHEEPINVESAAVCAADALSAARPGARREVLESFLKRVEEVENISTSKVGVTNAYAINAGREVRVIVSAELINDDEAILLATEIAKDIEEKVQYPGEIKVNVIRELRAESYAR; translated from the coding sequence ATGGAAAATATAATAATAGCTTTAATTGCTGCTGCTCTTAGTTCAGTAATTACTATTCTTGTTACAAAGAAGATAAACAAAGCAAAATTTGAAGTCTTTATTGAACAAGCAAAAGCAAAAGCAAAGATAATAGAGCATGAAGCTGAAGTGGCTTTAAAAGATGCTCAATTAAGAGCAAAAATGGAGTGTGATAGGGAATTTAAAAGTGCTAGAAAAGAGTATGAAACAATGCTTTTTAAAATAGAGAAAAAAGAAAAAGATCTAAATGAGCATCTAGAAAATGAACTAAAACATATAAATAAAGAAAAAGAGCAAATAGAGGAAAATAATAGAAGAATTACTATATTAAAAGATGGGATTGAAGAACAAAAAAGGACTTACGAACAAAAAACTCTAGAAGCTATAAAGATACTTGAAAATGCTAGTGGATTAACTCAAATTGAAGCAAAAGAACTTATGCTTGAAAAAATTAAAGAAGATTCAAGAGCTCAAATAGCTTCAATTTTTAGAAAAAAATATAAACTTGCTGAGCAAAACTCAAAACAAGAAGTAAATAATATTTTATCACAAGCAGTTACAAGATATGCAGGAGAATTTGCAGCTGAAAGGCTTATAAATAATATTCCTTTAAATGATGAAGAAACAAAAGGAAAAATTATAGGAAAAGAAGGGAGAAATATAAAAGCATTAGAGATGCTTTTAGGAGTGGATATTATAATAGATGATACTCCAAATACTATTACTGTTTCTTCTTTTAATCTATATAGAAGAGCAATAGCTACAAAAACAATTCAAGAATTGCTTGAAGATGGAAGAATTCAACCTGCAAGAATTGAAGAAATTTATAAGAAAGTAAAATCAGAATTCGATAAAAACATTCAAAAAGAGGGTGAAGATGTGATTATGGAACTTGGAATAAAATCTATGCATCCAGAATTAATTAAACTTGTTGGAAGACTCAGATATAGAGCAAGTTATGGGCAAAATGCACTTGCTCATACTCTTGAAGTTGCACATTTATCTGGTTTGATTGCTTCTCAAATGGGAGGAGATACAATATTAGCAAGAAGAGCAGGAATTATGCATGATATTGGTAAAGCTCTAACTCATGAAGCACCAGGAAGCCATGTAGATTTAGGTGCTGAAATCTGTAAAAGATATGGAGAATGTGAAACAGTAATAAATGCAATATATGCTCATCATGGACATGAAGAGCCTATAAATGTAGAGAGTGCTGCTGTTTGTGCTGCTGATGCTCTAAGTGCTGCAAGACCAGGAGCTAGAAGAGAAGTTTTAGAAAGTTTTCTAAAAAGAGTAGAGGAGGTTGAAAATATCTCTACAAGTAAAGTTGGTGTTACAAATGCATATGCAATAAATGCAGGACGTGAAGTAAGAGTAATTGTAAGTGCGGAGCTTATAAACGACGATGAAGCTATACTTCTAGCAACAGAAATAGCAAAAGATATTGAAGAAAAAGTTCAATATCCTGGAGAAATTAAAGTAAATGTTATAAGAGAATTAAGAGCTGAAAGTTATGCAAGATAA
- the ftsY gene encoding signal recognition particle-docking protein FtsY: MFSFLKKDKTEENNNLQEQENKNFLSKALSKTFSSIKNVVPQKKEKISFDEIEELLIEADVEYEIIEKAMNGLPDMITRKQLRHRLVMLFEHAPEVNLQKIKPFVRLIIGVNGAGKTTTIAKLAAKLKKENQSVILGAGDTFRAAAIEQLSTWANKLDIPIIKTKQGHDASAVAYDTISAAIARNIDNVIIDTAGRLQTQTNLNNELKKIVKVCSKALNDAPHQKLMILDGTQGNSAISQAKAFNEIVGIDGIIVTKLDGTAKGGALFSISNQLELPIFYIGIGEKEDDLIEFSPDNFVDSLLDEIYIKD; this comes from the coding sequence ATGTTTAGCTTCTTAAAAAAAGATAAAACTGAAGAAAATAATAATTTACAAGAACAAGAAAATAAAAATTTTCTTTCAAAAGCACTTAGTAAAACATTTTCATCAATAAAAAATGTAGTTCCTCAAAAAAAAGAGAAAATATCTTTTGATGAGATTGAAGAGCTTTTAATAGAAGCTGATGTTGAGTATGAAATAATAGAAAAAGCTATGAATGGTTTACCAGATATGATTACAAGGAAGCAATTAAGACATAGACTTGTAATGCTTTTTGAACATGCTCCAGAAGTAAATTTACAAAAAATCAAACCATTTGTAAGACTTATCATTGGAGTAAATGGTGCTGGTAAAACAACAACAATTGCAAAATTAGCTGCTAAATTAAAAAAAGAAAATCAATCAGTTATATTAGGTGCAGGAGATACATTTAGAGCCGCTGCAATAGAACAACTTTCTACATGGGCAAATAAACTTGATATTCCAATTATTAAAACAAAACAAGGTCATGATGCAAGTGCTGTTGCATATGATACAATAAGTGCTGCAATAGCTAGAAATATAGATAATGTAATAATTGATACAGCTGGAAGACTACAAACTCAAACAAACTTAAATAATGAATTAAAAAAAATTGTAAAAGTCTGTTCTAAAGCATTAAATGATGCTCCACATCAAAAACTTATGATTTTAGATGGAACTCAAGGAAATAGTGCTATTTCTCAAGCAAAAGCTTTTAATGAAATTGTTGGAATAGATGGTATAATAGTAACAAAACTTGATGGAACAGCAAAAGGTGGAGCATTATTTTCTATATCGAATCAACTTGAATTACCTATCTTTTACATTGGTATAGGCGAAAAAGAAGATGATTTAATAGAGTTTAGTCCTGATAACTTTGTTGATAGTTTATTAGATGAAATTTATATAAAAGATTAA